In one Neobacillus sp. CF12 genomic region, the following are encoded:
- a CDS encoding rhamnogalacturonan acetylesterase produces MGNKSIRIFLAADSTVQNYDVQEKHQGGWGEFLQSYLDEETEVVNHAIGGRSSKSFIEEGRLLRILEEIKAGDYLFIQMGHNDATKSKPERFTEPSTTYKQYLKMYIECAKEYQAVPVLITPPARLHLENGKFINDFPEYCTAMKEVAKEEKVIVIDLMEKSLNLLESIGYEESLTLFMASVNETDFTHFTKKGAYHMAGLVVEGIKESKLPIGGM; encoded by the coding sequence ATGGGTAATAAATCAATTCGAATTTTTCTTGCAGCAGACTCAACAGTACAGAACTATGATGTACAGGAAAAACATCAAGGAGGCTGGGGCGAGTTTCTGCAGAGTTATTTAGATGAGGAAACAGAGGTAGTAAATCACGCTATTGGTGGGAGGAGTTCGAAGTCATTTATTGAGGAAGGGCGATTACTTAGAATATTAGAGGAAATTAAAGCTGGTGATTACCTATTTATCCAGATGGGTCATAATGATGCGACAAAAAGTAAACCTGAACGTTTTACAGAACCATCTACCACCTATAAGCAATATTTAAAAATGTATATTGAGTGTGCAAAAGAATACCAAGCGGTGCCTGTATTAATAACCCCGCCAGCGAGGCTGCATCTAGAAAATGGAAAATTTATTAACGACTTTCCTGAATACTGCACAGCAATGAAAGAAGTTGCAAAAGAGGAAAAAGTAATAGTAATCGATTTAATGGAGAAAAGTTTGAACCTGCTGGAAAGCATTGGCTATGAGGAATCATTAACTTTATTTATGGCCTCAGTAAATGAAACCGATTTTACTCATTTTACAAAAAAAGGTGCCTATCATATGGCAGGTTTAGTAGTTGAAGGGATAAAAGAAAGTAAACTGCCAATTGGTGGAATGTAA
- a CDS encoding glycoside hydrolase family 88 protein — protein MHRHEIEHKIELLIDNLINLNDPDGKYAIPLADGRKIDNKSFNYWEWTAGVGLYGMMKYYKLTKKEEVLTIIVKWFEDQFKEPPVEKNVNTMVQMLTLAYLYEETGNPTYIPYLETWGDWLYHDMPRTKDGGIQHVVFGNENYQQLWDDTLMMSVLPLTKIGLLLNKPEYVEEAKKQFLIHIKYLFDKKTGLWFHGWTFEGNHNFAEALWGRGNSWVTIAIPEFLDLVELDEKDPVRQILIDTLDRQLEALETCQNENGLWHTLLLDPTSYVEASCTAGFAFGTLRSVRKRYVGKRYNDMGLKAIKAVIENIDETGELQHVSAGTAMGETQEFYKQIPVTAMPYGQSMAILALVEYLHHRI, from the coding sequence ATGCATAGACATGAAATTGAACATAAAATAGAGCTGCTAATTGATAACTTAATTAACCTAAATGATCCAGACGGGAAATATGCGATACCGCTTGCTGATGGAAGAAAAATTGATAATAAGAGTTTTAACTATTGGGAATGGACAGCGGGTGTAGGCCTTTATGGAATGATGAAGTATTATAAATTAACCAAAAAAGAAGAAGTATTAACTATTATTGTAAAGTGGTTTGAGGATCAGTTCAAAGAACCTCCAGTTGAAAAAAATGTGAACACGATGGTTCAAATGTTAACGCTTGCATATTTGTATGAAGAAACAGGGAATCCAACCTACATTCCATATTTAGAAACCTGGGGTGACTGGCTGTATCACGATATGCCTAGAACAAAGGATGGCGGCATCCAGCACGTTGTGTTTGGTAATGAAAATTACCAGCAATTATGGGATGACACCTTAATGATGAGCGTACTGCCATTAACGAAAATTGGTCTATTGTTAAATAAGCCGGAATATGTGGAAGAAGCAAAAAAACAATTCTTAATACATATCAAGTATCTATTTGATAAGAAAACAGGGTTATGGTTCCATGGGTGGACGTTTGAAGGAAATCATAATTTTGCAGAAGCACTGTGGGGACGTGGAAATTCATGGGTAACGATTGCAATTCCTGAATTCCTTGATTTAGTAGAATTAGATGAGAAGGATCCGGTTCGTCAAATTTTGATTGATACGTTAGATAGACAATTAGAAGCACTTGAAACGTGTCAAAATGAAAACGGTTTATGGCATACCCTGCTCCTCGATCCAACATCCTATGTAGAGGCATCCTGCACAGCCGGTTTTGCCTTTGGAACATTAAGGTCGGTGCGTAAACGCTATGTTGGGAAGAGATACAATGATATGGGATTAAAAGCGATTAAGGCTGTAATTGAGAATATTGATGAAACTGGTGAATTACAGCATGTTTCAGCTGGAACGGCAATGGGCGAAACCCAAGAATTTTACAAACAAATTCCTGTCACAGCAATGCCATATGGACAATCAATGGCAATCCTTGCATTAGTAGAATACTTGCATCACAGAATCTAA